The genomic window GGTCGTCATCCCGTCCAACATACTCGCCTTCCCTGTCCGACTGCGCGTCGCTGGCGACGACACCGGAACGGCCGTCCCTGCCATTATCGTCCAGGCTTCGGAATGTGCGTGTCCGCTCCAGATCATCATCACCGGTACGCTCCCGCTCATCGATTTCGTCTGCGTAGCGCTGTTTTTGCCGATCATCTTCATATCTTCCTACAGGATCGTCTCCACGGCGGTTCACCTGATTGTCTTCCAGGTCCCTCTCCATGTCGCGACGTCGATCATATGCTGCATCATCATCTGATGCCCTGCGCCTGTCCTCCTGCACTCCATCTCTTCTACGGGCATCTGCATCCCTTCTGCCTTCAAGTGGTTCCATATCGTCATCATGGGTGATGACACGATCTTTTCTGACGAACAGAAGAATCGCTGCAATGACGAAGAACAGTGGAATCAGTCCAGTGATGACAAATGCAATCATCGGTGCAGTGAGGATACCTGCAATGAGCAGCAGGAATCCCGCGAGTATCCTGCGTCGCATCGTAAGCAGGCCGAAAAGTCCAAGAATTAGTGGAATGGCGAGGTAAAGCGCCAGCATCCAAACGTTATTAAGCCACCCGACGACCATATTCGCAACTTCTCCAGGTGCTGCCCCGAGATCCTGCCCCTGCTGGGCCACATTCTGGAATTCCGTCTCCAACTGCTGTCTTACATCATCTACAAATGCAGGGTCATTCATGGTGACGAGTGAAAAGAATAGAAGTAAAGCGGTAATCGCAAGCAGGCCGAGCCAGGCCAGCCACCCGAAGATCTTTTCAGCAATCCGGCTGACAGGTTCTACTGTTTGTGTGTAATTTTTTCTAGCCATGTTAACCTCCCAGATATTATGTCTTCATTTTGAATAATACCCTACCGTCGATATTTTAATCAACTTTGAATGGTATATATGCCCGGAACAGAATACCGGGACATCCAGAAAAGACAAAAAAGCCTGCCCCGGCGAGGGGCAGACCTGATGGATGGATCTATATTCTGATGACATCGTCATCATCGGCATCCTTGAGCAGCTTGACCGCTGCATATGATTCGAGTCCGCTGTTCGATTTGAATTCCCTGAAGACCGTCTTCTCCTCGGCCTTACCGGGAACGACCGCCTTGAACTTCCGGTACTTTTCTTTAAGCTCCACAGCGGCGATTCCTTCCTCATGGGCTTCTTCCACCGCTTCGAAAAATGCGACGACGTCGATGATTTCATCCGTCGACCAGTCGACATCTATTGGATAGCTGTATTCTTCCATATTCAGACTCCCATCTGGCAATAATGGATAAAGGACGCCCATATGGGCGTCCTTTCATCAATCCTATTACATAGTGTGTATCGGTTTGCCGAGTACAACGTCTGCCGCTTCCATTGGAATCTCTCCAAGTGTCGGGTGGGCATGGATTGTGAGGGCGATATCTTCCGCAGTCATGCCGGTCTCCACTGCAAGACCGAGTTCAGCGATGATGTCGGAAGCACCGGTACCTGCAACCTGGGCACCAAGAAGTAGACCGTCTTCCTTGCGTGAAACCAGTTTGACGAAACCATCTGTTTCATTGAGACCCAGCGCGCGGCCGTTGGCTGCGAATGGGAATTTTCCTGTCTTCACTTCGAATCCGGCTTCTTTGGCATCTGCTTCATTATAGCCTACAGTAGCAAGTTCAGGCTCTGTGAAGCATACTGCCGGCATGCCGAGGTAGTCGACTTCGGATTTCTCTCCAGCAATGGCTTCTGCCGCCACTTTGGCTTCGTAGCTTGCTTTGTGCGCAAGCGGAAGACCAGGGACGATGTCACCGATAGCGAAGATGTTCTTGACGGAAGTCCTGGACTGCTTGTCCACTTCAACGAGGCCTTTGTCAGTCATTTTGATTCCGAGTTCTTCAAGACCGAGCTCATCCGTGTTTGGACGGCGGCCGACTGTGACGAGCACGTAGTCCGCTTCGATCTCCTTCGTCTCGCCTTTGACTTCATAAGTCACCTTGACGCCGTTATCAGTCTCTTCTGCTTCTTTGGCCATCGCCTGCGTTTCGATCTTCACGCCTTTTTTCTTGAGGTTCTTCTTGACAAGCTGCGTCATCTGTTTTTCGAACCCGCCGAGGATGTCTTTTGCACCTTCAAGAATCGTCACTTCAGTACCGAAGTTTGCGTAGGCTGTACCA from Salinicoccus sp. RF5 includes these protein-coding regions:
- a CDS encoding DUF4064 domain-containing protein; this translates as MARKNYTQTVEPVSRIAEKIFGWLAWLGLLAITALLLFFSLVTMNDPAFVDDVRQQLETEFQNVAQQGQDLGAAPGEVANMVVGWLNNVWMLALYLAIPLILGLFGLLTMRRRILAGFLLLIAGILTAPMIAFVITGLIPLFFVIAAILLFVRKDRVITHDDDMEPLEGRRDADARRRDGVQEDRRRASDDDAAYDRRRDMERDLEDNQVNRRGDDPVGRYEDDRQKQRYADEIDERERTGDDDLERTRTFRSLDDNGRDGRSGVVASDAQSDREGEYVGRDDDRYVDRNIDSQEATEPVTEEEYARRGGIGAERDDVERNTRNGNLADRSGDDYGYDATRERRDNVNRRNNDTL
- a CDS encoding UPF0223 family protein codes for the protein MEEYSYPIDVDWSTDEIIDVVAFFEAVEEAHEEGIAAVELKEKYRKFKAVVPGKAEEKTVFREFKSNSGLESYAAVKLLKDADDDDVIRI
- the lpdA gene encoding dihydrolipoyl dehydrogenase, which translates into the protein MVVGDFPIETDTIVVGAGPGGYVAAIRAAQLGQKVTIVEKDVLGGVCLNVGCIPSKALISSSHRFHQAQDSEDMGVITEGVKLDFSKVQSFKESVVKKLTGGVESLLKGNKVEIVKGEAYFVDENKMKVMDEKQSQTYEFKNAIIATGSRPIEIPGFKFGERVLDSTGALALEEKPEKLVVIGGGYIGSELGTAYANFGTEVTILEGAKDILGGFEKQMTQLVKKNLKKKGVKIETQAMAKEAEETDNGVKVTYEVKGETKEIEADYVLVTVGRRPNTDELGLEELGIKMTDKGLVEVDKQSRTSVKNIFAIGDIVPGLPLAHKASYEAKVAAEAIAGEKSEVDYLGMPAVCFTEPELATVGYNEADAKEAGFEVKTGKFPFAANGRALGLNETDGFVKLVSRKEDGLLLGAQVAGTGASDIIAELGLAVETGMTAEDIALTIHAHPTLGEIPMEAADVVLGKPIHTM